The genomic segment CAAGTTGCCGTACTGGAACCGGATCGAGACGACAATGCTGACTCACGCCTCGAAGACGGTGTCGGCCGCGACCTCGTTCCCGGTCCAGTACAACAAGGCGATCGTCGGCCGTAACGCGTTTGCGCACGAGAGCGGCATCCACCAGGACGGCATGATCAAGAACGCCCAGACCTACGAGATCATGACCCCGGAGACGGTGGGCGTGAAGGGCACCTCGCTGGTGATGGGTAAGCACTCCGGCCGCGCCGGCTTGATCCACAAGATGGAAGAGCTGGGCTACAAGCTGTCGCGCAACCAGATCGAGGACGTGTTCGTGCGGTTCAAGGCTTTGGCCGACCGCAAGAAGGACGTCTACGACGAGGACATCGAGGCGCTGGTCGACGAGCAACTGCTGCACGGCCAGGACCAGATCAAGCTGATGTCCTTGACGGTGATCGCCGGTACCCACGGCCCGCAGCGCGCCACCATGAAGCTGGACGTCGACGGCCAGATCCGGATCGAGGAAGCCGAAGGCAACGGCCCGGTGGATGCGGTGTTCAACTGCATCAAGGCGCTGGTGCCGCACGATGCCAAGCTGGAACTGTATCAGGTCCATGCCGTCACCGAGGGCACCGACGCGCAGGCGGAAGTGTCGGTTCGGCTGAGCCATGAAGGCCGCTCGATGACCGCGCGCGCGGCCGATCCCGACACCTTGGTGGCGTCGGCGAAGGCTTACCTGGGCGCGCTCAACAAGATCGTCGCCAAGCGTCAGCGTAGCGTTCGCGAAGATGCGCCGACGGTGGCGGTCGCCGGCTGATGCGTGAATAAGTCGCACAACCGCGGCTGACAGCTACAACTTCTGGAACGGTTCGAAAGGGCGATGCCGCTGTGCATCGCCCTTTTTCCGCGCTGCAGCAGTTGTTGACGGCGCCCCTGCGAAGGGGTAATAGCCTTTCGTAGTGCTTCTCTGTATTGGTGCGGCTGGTAATCGAACGGGGCGGGGACGCGGGTGCGTTCCTCATAAGGAATTGGGAGAAAACATGCGGAAATCCATTCTAGCACTCGCATCGATCGCCGTGTTCGGGCTCGTCGGCCCGGCGGCCGCGCAGTCGCCGATCGTCATCAAGTTCAGCCATGTGGTGGCGCCCAACACGCCGAAGGGCATGGCCGCCGACAAGTTCAAAGAGCTCGCCGAGAAGTACACCGACGGCAAGGTCAAGGTCGAAGTCTATCCGAACTCGCAGCTGTTCAAGGATAAGGAAGATCTCGACGCGCTGAAGCTCGGCGCCGTGCAGATGCTCGTGCCCTCGATCTCCAAGTTCGGTCCGGC from the Rhodopseudomonas palustris genome contains:
- a CDS encoding 2-isopropylmalate synthase, which encodes MTTTTQSEQDRVIIFDTTLRDGEQCPGATMTFEEKLNVARMLDDMGVDVIEAGYPFASDGDFEAVHEIAKRSKNSVICGLSRAAHKDIDRCAEAIKPAERGRIHTFLSTSPVHMKYKLQMEAAQVYEMVISSVTRARNHTDDVEWSAEDATRTEFDFLCRCIEAAIKAGATTINLPDTVGYAVPEEYRELFRKVRETVPNSDKARFSVHCHNDLGMAVANSMAGVAGGARQIECTINGIGERAGNAALEEVVMAMRVRQDKLPYWNRIETTMLTHASKTVSAATSFPVQYNKAIVGRNAFAHESGIHQDGMIKNAQTYEIMTPETVGVKGTSLVMGKHSGRAGLIHKMEELGYKLSRNQIEDVFVRFKALADRKKDVYDEDIEALVDEQLLHGQDQIKLMSLTVIAGTHGPQRATMKLDVDGQIRIEEAEGNGPVDAVFNCIKALVPHDAKLELYQVHAVTEGTDAQAEVSVRLSHEGRSMTARAADPDTLVASAKAYLGALNKIVAKRQRSVREDAPTVAVAG